One Passer domesticus isolate bPasDom1 unplaced genomic scaffold, bPasDom1.hap1 HAP1_SCAFFOLD_85, whole genome shotgun sequence genomic window, tttttactttttctctttcattttctttttctctttttcttttgcttttgctttttctttttcttttgctttttctctttctctttccctttctctttctcttgcttttgcttttgctttttgtttttcttttgctttttctctttctctttttctttttctttttctttttcttttttttctttttctttttctttgtctttttctttttctccttctatttctttttctctttcttttgctttttctttttctgtttctttttctcgttcttttttttctctttctttttctttttctttttctctttcttttgctttttctttttctctttcgatttctctttctttttctatttcattttctttttctctttctttttctttttcattttctctttctctttctctttctctttctctttctctttctctttctctttctctttctctttcttttctctttctttttctttctcctgatctctttctctttctttttctatttcattttctttttctctttcattttctctttctctttcattttcattttctttttctttttctttttcattttctttttctcttattcattttctttttcattttctttttctctttctctttcgcttactctttctctttctttttctgttttttttttttcattttctctttctctctctctctctctttctctttctctttctttttctttttctttttctttttctttttctttttctttttctttttctttttctttttctttttctctttttctttttcattttctttttctttttctctttctttttctctttctctttctttttcattttctttttctctttctttcttttttctttctttttgtttttcatttactttttctctttctctttctctttctctttctctttctctttctctttctctttctttttctttttctttttctctttctttttctctttctctttctttttcattttctttttctctttctttcttttttctttctttttgtttttcatttactttttctctttctctttctctttctctttctttttctttttctttttctttttctttttctttttctttttctctttctctttctttttctctttctctttctctttctctttctttttctttttcttttgcttttgcttttgcttttgctttttgtctttatctttctatttccttttttctatttctctttatttttctctttcttttgctttttctctttctctttctttctttatttcttttttctttctctttctctttctctttcttttgctttttctcattgttttttttttctatttctttttttttctttttcattcattctttctctttatctgtctctttctctttgtttttctttttctttttctctttctttttctttttctttttctttttctttttctttttctttttctttttctttttctttttctttttctttttctttttttgtctttttctttttctttttcattttctctttctttttcttttttttctttttcttttttttctctttctctttcttttgctttgtctttttctctttctttttctttttctctttctttttctttgtcttttccattttcttttttctatttctctttctttttctctttcttttgctttttctctctctttctttctttatttcttttttctttctctttctttttctctttttattttctttctctttctctttcttttgctttttctcattgtttttctttttctatttctttttttttctttttcattcattctttctctttctctttctctttctctttgtttttctttttctctttctttttctctttctttttctctttctctttctctttctctttctctttctctttctctttctctttctctttctctttctctttctctttctcttgcttttgctttttcttttgctttttctctttctctttctttttctctttctctttctttttctttttctttttttctttttctttttctttttctttttcttttggttttgcttttgtttttgcttttgcttttgcttttgcttttctgtttgcttttgcttttgcttttgctttttgtctttcttttgcttttgctttttctctttctttttttctttttctttttctttttctttttctttttctttttctttttctttttctttttctttttctttttctttttctttttctttttctttgtctttttctttgtctttttctttgtcttttcctttttctccttctttttctctttctcttgctttttctttttctgtttctttttctcgttcttttcttttctctttctttttctttttctctttcttttgctttttctttttctctttctatttctctttctttttctatttcattttctttttctctttctttttctttttcattttcttttctctttctctttctctttctctttttctttctttttctgtttctctttctctctctctttctatttctttttctctttctttttctttttcttttttctttttctttttctttttctttttctttttctttttctttttctttttctttttctttttctttttctttttctttttctttttctttttctttctctttcttttatttttttctcttctgtttcctttttttcttatctattttctcttccttttcaatttccagttttcttttgctgtacAATTGAAACTAGGATGATTGAACCTCCATTTTGAAGGATATTTATCACACATCCAACCATTCCACTGAAAATTTTTTGTCCTTCAGAGACAGAGCTCCAACACtgttcaaaaagcaaatgagaaatgccagGCATGGCTGGAGGCCTAAATGGCAGGTTCCTGAACTGGTTAGGTGTCTGAACTGCTTAGGTTTCTGAACTGCCACTTTCCTTCTGATGCAACCAAAGCTACAGCAGCTGctgatgtgctgcagggacatttttaggaGGTGATCTTGGTGGAAGTGGTGCCAGCAGAtggcaatgggattttgtccagtggcacacaggacacgggacaggtgagaaagacagAGGGATCAGTCAGTATTTGCTCCTTACCATGCCAGAAGTTTCTTTCCAGTAAGgagcttctccttccaccaTTTCAATGCCCACGattccaaaagaccatatgtccactttggggccatatggTTGACCTGTCACCACTTCAGGCGCCATCCACCCAGAAGTGCTGGCCACGGAGCTCTGTCTACTCTGCTCAGGAGTGAGCTGAGCAAAGAGGCCAAAGTCAGCTGTggagaaaacaacaaaccatCAAAGCCAGCTCCATTTAGGAAACTAAGCAAAAAAATTTCCCACTCTCAGTCTAAGAATGCACTGTGTCATCTGCTGGAAATCTGTCCCTGCTCTATTTCCTCAGGGCTTTAGCCAAGTGTTAGAAATATGGTTAGTaatttgtggaaataaaagatgtatgaaatatatatgtgtaaaatAAACGGCCGGTACAcatcttccccaggatggcgaaaccACGGCAGATGGGCAGAGTGGCATCACCACATTCACATGCAAAATACaacctgggctgcacaggagatgggcattcacagaaGCATGCACCCAGTGATGcccaagcgatgatggcccagacGAGGTACCTATCTGAGATGACCaaagccatcaacaccttccatctgaatgccagattccgggaatcgAGGAAACGTATTATTCTATTCCCAGACGAAGATTTTGTGCAGCCCGAGCCGAAGAatgaaaccaacttgaatatgcaGAACTtagaaggagagaaagagacTCTGCCGCGGCAAAATCTTATAAGAACTGCTaccttggagcagccagtgtggacaaGGAGAATTTGGTGCTAGCGAGACCAATCTCACGTCCACCCGGCTCACCTCCCGGGGGTGGTACGCTGTCcgattgattggtggctgtcggGAATGTATTACGGTcgcgaaataaattttatttttaatttttttatcaagattggctatttttcattttttatttataacacaaggaaataaggaattgtccatttcaaaaaaacctcatcatTTTTTTACACTACCTCCATCAGTAGCCTTTTTATCTGAAGCTTTAGACTTGTAGCTCCCTCCCTCTTGAAAGGACACACAAGCCAATGCCACTGTTGACTGCTTGTGGTTCCTTGTCATGCCTCTGTGCACATTGCAACCATgtcaccagctcacagaggggtccctgcactgccaccagcaccatttctggggagctggcagtcactccaagcagccccacacccacatccctgTAATGCTGCACTTGACCAAGAATACACTGACCCAGCTTGACAGAGCCGTTGGTTCCGAGAAGGATGTTGCAGCTCTTCAGACCTCGGTGGATCATGTGGTTtgagtgaagaaaatccagtcctctcaggcactgagagagaaaacagaaacaggagagcaaaactaagtgatgtgatttcatcacaaaagaaaggaaaccgCTCTAAAagattccctttccccaggggaatggggagtaATGGCAGAAGACAGTGccactgagaggaagagcttgctgctgcaacacttgcagagcaggacctttctaaggaaaggcatgtcagcttttgaaagagcaacagcacctgctgttgtagactgtcccctgcacaccagccaggatgactgctgctgcaggggatgtgctctCTCCAGACAAGGGTttgccaagaaataaaaaacccctgGGGTGTGAAGTGGATCACTTTTGGGTGggagtaattaattaattaaaatgggCCAGTTCAACACTATATGGCTATGAATTTGATATTCCTTCctggctgctatcagcaagcaacatTGTagctttaaaacaaaactttcATTTCTTGCAAGCTCAGAAATGGACAAGTAGGAAAGAGCCAGCAACGTTGCTGCTATTGCtgcagcagacagggaaaaccAGAACTGGGCAGAATCCCAtccagtgctggaaaagggcaggagatgttgtgcagaagcccccttgctggctggagaaagacaaaaagaagagggcttctcctcctggcATACCAAAAGCACCTACAAGCCCCAGGATGCAAGTGAGCCACTCCAGTGTCTAAAGCACTTGGATGCACTGAGGGCAGGTttggcagggcagcagcccttgtgctgagcactgtcaTATGGGTATCTATGGAAATTCTTCAGTTCTCTTTCTT contains:
- the LOC135293200 gene encoding serine/threonine-protein kinase PAK 3-like gives rise to the protein MIQQLAAAVVTVYGVTYSGYFLTHLACHIKHVFSGAAPECLRGLDFLHSNHMIHRGLKSCNILLGTNGSVKLADFGLFAQLTPEQSRQSSVASTSGWMAPEVVTGQPYGPKVDIWSFGIVGIEMVEGEAPYWKETSGMVRSKY